One genomic window of Magnolia sinica isolate HGM2019 chromosome 3, MsV1, whole genome shotgun sequence includes the following:
- the LOC131240866 gene encoding probable xyloglucan galactosyltransferase GT17: MATKYKTPFKDRDAQLFIFSKHPFYLFLFLVTWFLLLFYCLPAKKTATLRISGSDDQKLTTASRRCTAGALVYVYELPEKFNAGLLEDCRNLSVYTDMCPHVANRGLGQPVPEMGSPSWYATHQFIAEMIFHARAENHPCRTWDPQEAALFYVPFYGGLHASSKFREPDLQARDALAVQLVEYLSQQPAWQRNQGADHFLALGRTAWDFMRSEDGVDFGANRLLRLPRVLNMSVLTVERHPWEGSNQHGIPYASYFHPSTLDEMVTWQERMRSSPRPFLFSFVAGPRKGVDKAAVRDVIFRHCAESTQCHHVKCSPGAPECHEPNRVLGVLSRSIFCMQPPGDSFTRRSVFDSVLAGCIPVFFSPHTAYTQYEWYLPSDHEEYSVYIAEEKAGQIEEELLKIPADKVERMRATVIDLIPRLTYAHPNTTDAWLLDAVDVALERLAKHVRSRF, encoded by the coding sequence ATGGCCACCAAATACAAGACTCCATTCAAAGACAGAGACGCCCAGCTTTTCATTTTCTCAAAACACCCTTTCTACTTATTCTTGTTTTTGGTAACGTGGTTTCTTCTCCTCTTCTACTGTCTTCCCGCCAAAAAAACAGCTACTTTGCGAATTTCCGGCAGCGACGACCAGAAACTGACGACGGCCAGCCGGAGATGCACCGCCGGAGCGTTGGTCTACGTCTACGAATTGCCGGAGAAGTTCAACGCCGGCCTCCTCGAGGACTGCCGGAACCTGAGCGTGTACACCGACATGTGTCCGCACGTGGCGAACCGTGGGCTCGGGCAGCCGGTGCCGGAGATGGGCAGCCCGAGCTGGTACGCGACCCACCAGTTCATCGCAGAGATGATCTTCCACGCGCGCGCGGAGAACCACCCGTGCAGAACGTGGGACCCACAGGAGGCCGCGCTGTTCTATGTGCCCTTCTACGGCGGCCTGCACGCGTCAAGCAAGTTCCGGGAGCCCGACCTGCAAGCACGCGATGCGCTGGCGGTCCAGCTGGTAGAGTATCTGAGTCAGCAGCCAGCGTGGCAGAGGAACCAGGGTGCGGACCACTTCCTGGCTCTTGGCCGGACGGCCTGGGATTTCATGAGGTCGGAAGATGGGGTGGACTTCGGGGCCAATCGCCTCCTGAGACTGCCACGTGTCTTGAACATGTCGGTGCTGACGGTGGAGCGGCACCCGTGGGAAGGGTCCAATCAGCACGGGATCCCATACGCATCGTACTTCCACCCGTCCACGTTGGATGAGATGGTGACGTGGCAGGAAAGGATGCGATCGAGCCCCCGGCCCTTCCTTTTCTCGTTCGTAGCCGGCCCACGGAAGGGGGTCGACAAGGCAGCCGTGCGGGACGTGATTTTCCGTCACTgcgctgagtcgactcagtgccACCACGTGAAGTGCTCGCCGGGTGCGCCGGAGTGCCACGAGCCGAACCGGGTGCTGGGCGTGCTGAGTCGGTCCATCTTCTGCATGCAGCCCCCAGGCGACTCGTTCACTCGGAGATCCGTATTCGACTCGGTGCTAGCCGGCTGCATCCCGGTCTTCTTCTCGCCCCACACGGCGTACACTCAGTACGAGTGGTATCTACCGTCCGATCACGAGGAGTACTCGGTGTACATCGCCGAGGAGAAGGCGGGCCAGATCGAAGAGGAATTGCTTAAGATCCCGGCCGATAAGGTGGAGAGGATGCGGGCAACCGTCATCGATCTGATCCCAAGGCTCACGTACGCGCACCCAAATACGACTGATGCCTGGTTACTGGACGCCGTCGATGTAGCGCTGGAGCGGTTGGCGAAGCATGTGCGGTCGAGATTTTAG
- the LOC131240865 gene encoding NAC domain-containing protein 76-like yields the protein MMPGNGQVSVPPGFRFHPTDEELLYYYLRKKVAYEAIDLDVIRDVDLNKLEPWDLKDRCRIGSGPQTEWYFFSHKDKKYPTGTRTNRATTAGFWKATGRDKAIHLNNSKRIGMRKTLVFYTGRAPHGQKTDWIMHEYRLDDDNVDVQEEGWVVCRVFKKKNHQTAFQAESTTVEEVHQFNHINQISGPSPSDRKHNFPMPYDPALDNSMHLPQLLSTESIVAPSFLPPISLSSMDVQCSQNLMRLTGGGGIMQEERINGEWSFLDKLLASHHCLEQLSSVQRLPFQYIGCGADFLKFSK from the exons ATGATGCCGGGAAATGGGCAGGTATCAGTTCCTCCAGGATTTCGTTTCCATCCAACGGATGAAGAGCTCCTCTACTATTATCTGAGGAAGAAGGTAGCGTATGAGGCCATCGACCTTGATGTAATAAGAGATGTCGACCTCAATAAACTCGAACCTTGGGATCTCAAAG ATAGATGTAGAATCGGATCCGGTCCTCAGACTGAGTGGTATTTCTTCAGCCACAAAGACAAGAAGTACCCAACCGGAACCCGGACCAATCGAGCGACGACGGCCGGCTTCTGGAAAGCTACAGGGAGAGATAAGGCCATTCACCTCAACAATTCCAAGAGGATTGGCATGAGGAAGACCCTGGTTTTCTACACAGGCCGAGCCCCTCATGGACAAAAGACAGACTGGATCATGCACGAGTACCGGCTCGACGATGATAATGTGGATGTCCAG GAGGAAGGATGGGTTGTGTGTCGAGTATTCAAGAAGAAGAACCATCAAACGGCTTTCCAAGCAGAATCAACGACGGTCGAGGAAGTTCATCAATTCAACCACATCAATCAAATCAGTGGGCCATCTCCATCTGACCGTAAACACAACTTTCCTATGCCCTATGATCCTGCCTTGGACAACTCCATGCATCTTCCTCAGCTGTTGAGCACAGAGTCTATTGTCGCACCGTCGTTCTTACCGCCCATCTCTTTGAGCTCCATGGACGTACAGTGCTCTCAGAATCTGATGAGGCTGACGGGCGGAGGCGGAATCATGCAAGAAGAGAGAATTAATGGAGAGTGGTCTTTCTTGGACAAGCTCCTTGCATCCCATCACTGCTTAGAACAGCTCTCCTCAGTTCAGAGATTACCATTTCAGTATATTGGCTGTGGAGCTGATTTTCTGAAATTTTCTAAGTAA